The proteins below come from a single Stomoxys calcitrans chromosome 1, idStoCalc2.1, whole genome shotgun sequence genomic window:
- the LOC106094614 gene encoding uncharacterized protein LOC106094614, with translation MDAAQKLINNLVILSKILEYLSLEEQVKCLEISKSFRHAITTVLWKKHYRELNLYKTPYISIITKKSQDSGEDLVTLQEIQELKTSLKYDKCNVFLRSLAPHVHKLSVFSEYFIFRHNMGVAFRNIQKFINLRQLNFTQMVVTSDHMELIAAKCRRLRRLEFIECFSETWNPLLPGYNLDIATLGQLRYLSDLTLQCQLMENPPTLECNIVHELLSKLRLKRLVMRNLNIVDFGSDTVQHIMHGGCVEVLHVGNISLEFWPHFKHHLKEFHNLSDLFINVVDCNTLLSSPDLELLANHCPKLLKLTLENCDLEVADFGLLKSVQHLALNSCGGFRAANLKQVLSRLPLVSLSLVNTRVLGNIMGISVGAQLETIKVDTIHFHPITEAFQRCQNEMPAVHTIKWLNGDISDSWIMDKCPNLKILHIPNPYLMRHGLLKMTSLQELSFSSCKGFSWCFLVLLIKNLKLQRLNIFTTEGIDDVKEKPENACDVRTTVRRVLLPYRIYKMAQDFWMDLLVLNRKLKLSFYGEHEDLLCTNFLRGLLRFLHVRDNLKCLKVCGFVVDIRDLQENFDKTMHKLNSKTSHYRAKNSKFTIEI, from the exons ATGGATGCTGCCCAGAAGTTGATCAACAATCTGGTGATATTGTCTAAGATCTTGGAGTATTTAAGTCTAGAGGAACAGGTCAAATGTCTGGAGATTTCAAAGTCATTTCGCCATGCCATCACAACAGTGTTGTGGAAGAAGCATTACCGCGAATTAAACCTGTATAAGACACCCTACATTAGTATTATAACCAAAAAATCGCAAGATAGCGGCGAGGATCTGGTGACATTGCAAGAAATCCAAGAACTGAAAACCTCTTTGAAATATGACAAATGCAATGTGTTCCTAAGAAGTTTGGCGCCCCATGTTCACAAATTGAGTGTCTTTTCGGAGTATTTCATTTTTCGTCACAACATGGGGGTGGCTTTCCGCAATATACAAAAGTTTATCAATCTGCGACAATTGAACTTCACCCAAATGGTGGTGACCAGTGACCATATGGAGTTGATTGCCGCAAAATGTCGAAGATTGCGAAGGTTGGAGTTTATCGAGTGCTTCAGTGAAACCTGGAATCCTTTGCTACCCGGCTACAATTTGGATATTGCCACACTAGGCCAGTTAAGATATTTGAGCGATTTGACCTTGCAGTGTCAATTGATGGAAAACCCGCCTACACTGGAGTGTAACATTGTGCATGAACTGCTATCCAAACTCCGCTTGAAGCGTTTGGTTATGAGAAACCTCAACATTGTGGATTTTGGTTCAGACACTGTACAGCACATCATGCATGGCGGCTGTGTGGAGGTATTGCATGTGGGCAATATCTCCCTGGAGTTTTGGCCCCATTTCAAGCATCATCTGAAGGAGTTCCATAACCTCAGCGATCTCTTCATAAACGTTGTGGATTGTAACACCTTGTTGAGTTCACCCGATTTGGAGCTATTGGCCAACCACTGTCCAAAGCTCTTGAAGTTGACTTTGGAGAATTGCGATCTTGAAGTGGCAGATTTTGGTTTGCTAAAGAGCGTGCAACATTTAGCGCTGAATTCCTGTGGGGGTTTTCGTGCCGCTAATCTCAAGCAGGTGCTGAGTAGGTTGCCCTTAGTCTCTCTAAGTCTAGTCAACACTAGAGTGCTGGGCAATATCATGGGCATATCGGTGGGTGCCCAGCTGGAGACCATTAAAGTGGACACCATCCATTTCCATCCCATTACAGAGGCATTTCAAAGATGCCAAAACGAAATGCCTGCGGTGCATACGATCAAATGGCTGAATGGTGATATAAGCGATAGTTGGATTATGGACAAATGCCCGAATCTAAAAATTCTTCATATTCCAAATCCGTATCTCATGCGACATGGTCTCCTGAAAATGACTTCGTTGCAGGAGTTGTCCTTTAGTTCTTGCAAAGGTTTCTCTTGGTGTTTTCTAGTGCTGCTAATCAAGAATCTCAAGCTGCAGCGTTTAAACATCTTCACTACTGAGGGTATCGATGATGTGAAGGAAAAACCCGAAAATGCCTGTGACGTAAGGACAACTGTACGGCGCGTGCTATTGCCATATCGCATTTACAAGATGGCTCAGGATTTCTGGATGGATTTGCTGGTGCTGAATAGAAAACTGAAATTGAGTTTCTATGGCGAGCATGAAGATTTGCTCTGTACGAATTTTCTACGTGGCCTCTTGAGATTCCTGCATGTGCGAGACAATTTGAAGTGTTTGAAAGTATGCGGTTTTGTTGTAG ataTTCGCGATCTGCAGGAGAATTTCGATAAAACTATGCATAAATTAAATTCCAAAACTAGTCATTATAGAGCGAAAAATTCAAAGTTTACCATTGAAATATGA
- the LOC106094613 gene encoding uncharacterized protein LOC106094613 yields the protein MSGTQTMVSGVKIFQDNYIIKKILECLSLSEQLRLLDVSESFRYVIVNLIWLVKYRTLHLHQTLYETLIDEPAMPLAPGDAVDMAKHDYLGLNRIKQSKVALKVQLCKRFLRSHAPNVKILKVYSEYYDFKGFQGVTLNSIDIFKNILHLSYHKLVVTNEQLALLSQHCRQLRRVEFIECFCEELATLIPGDNLKIENLVNMPRLEALIIQADPSLTAPRNEMECNILWQLLNELQLKCLQLRNITIVDSQWTEGNGAGDFQDIDSSCLQCLDVGYISDEFWHTFTGFLKKLPELRELFIKVANCNTAIKLATVEILSATCQHLQRLSIENCDLHVENFCVFKKLKELSLTGCGGFTFANLQQVMGGLELERFTLINTRVLGVIYHIYVSPSLQSITVDTILFTTISEAFQKSLNKFENLHSLNWLNGDINDNWIIDKCPNLRVLNIPNVYLLRRVVFTMKSLQHLTFTSCKGLSWRFIWILIKNLTLKCLNLQTHDLMNDHKEIPQSTKTTLRMIIIPFGIFQEAETFWLDLLNLNERLKILFYGSHENLLHINFIHNLLRHQHLPQRLRYLKICGFSIDICDLQNKLMDTMQQINGNTSHYRSRNMPFTIEI from the coding sequence ATGAGTGGTACTCAAACTATGGTTAGCGGTGTCAAAATCTTTCAGGACAATTACATAATCAAGAAGATCCTGGAATGTTTGAGCCTGAGTGAGCAACTACGCCTGCTGGATGTTAGTGAATCATTTCGCTATGTTATAGTCAATCTGATATGGCTTGTCAAATATCGCACTTTGCATTTGCACCAAACACTCTATGAGACGTTGATAGATGAGCCTGCTATGCCATTGGCCCCTGGAGACGCAGTTGATATGGCCAAGCATGACTATCTGGGTCTAAACAGAATCAAACAATCGAAGGTCGCCTTAAAGGTGCAACTTTGTAAACGCTTCCTGCGGTCACATGCCCCCAATGTGAAAATTCTCAAAGTGTATTCGGAGTATTACGATTTTAAAGGTTTCCAGGGTGTCACCCTTAATAGCATtgacattttcaaaaatattctgCACTTGAGCTACCACAAGCTGGTGGTTACCAATGAACAGTTGGCCCTTTTGTCTCAGCATTGTCGTCAACTGCGAAGAGTTGAGTTTATCGAGTGTTTTTGTGAGGAACTCGCCACCCTCATACCGGGCGATaacttaaaaattgaaaatttggtgAATATGCCACGCCTGGAGGCTCTTATCATTCAAGCGGATCCCTCGCTGACAGCTCCACGCAATGAGATGGAATGCAACATTTTGTGGCAACTGCTCAATGAACTACAGCTAAAATGCCTTCAGCTGAGGAACATCACCATAGTCGACAGCCAATGGACCGAGGGCAATGGCGCAGGCGATTTTCAAGACATAGACTCGAGCTGCTTGCAGTGCCTGGATGTTGGCTACATATCCGATGAGTTCTGGCATACTTTCACAGGTTTCTTGAAGAAGTTGCCCGAATTGCGTGAACTATTCATAAAGGTGGCCAATTGCAATACTGCCATCAAGCTTGCTACGGTGGAGATATTGTCTGCGACCTGCCAGCATTTGCAGCGTTTATCCATAGAGAATTGCGATTTGCATGTGGAGAATTTTTGCGTTTTTAAAAAACTGAAAGAGCTCTCATTGACCGGCTGTGGTGGCTTTACATTTGCCAATTTGCAACAGGTTATGGGAGGCCTGGAATTGGAGCGTTTCACCTTAATCAACACTCGTGTGCTGGGAGTCATTTATCACATCTATGTCTCGCCCTCCCTGCAGTCCATTACGGTGGACACCATACTGTTTACCACCATTTCGGAGGCATTCCAAAAGTCCCTTAACAAGTTTGAGAATTTGCATTCGCTGAATTGGCTAAATGGTGACATCAATGACAATTGGATCATTGACAAGTGTCCAAACCTGAGGGTGCTGAACATACCAAATGTCTATTTGCTGCGCAGAGTGGTCTTTACCATGAAATCATTGCAGCACTTAACCTTCACCTCCTGCAAAGGACTTTCGTGGCGTTTCAtatggattttgataaaaaatttaacGCTGAAATGTTTGAATTTACAGACTCACGATCTCATGAACGACCACAAGGAAATTCCTCAGAGCACTAAAACTACGCTCCGCATGATTAtcataccatttggtatttttcAAGAGGCCGAAACATTTTGGCTGGATttattgaacttaaatgaacGCCTTAAAATTCTCTTTTATGGTAGTCATGAGAATTTGCTGCACATAAATTTTATTCACAATTTGCTGAGACACCAGCACCTGCCACAGAGACTACGATACCTCAAAATTTGTGGATTTTCAATAG